One window of Methanothermobacter thermautotrophicus genomic DNA carries:
- a CDS encoding radical SAM protein yields the protein MNVIESLKERNILELIEKAGKITLKKHGDMISLERAVFLSWWCERGDCAFCYMSTQKPRIKDPSMARRNVNAILAEAEICRRIGWNIEFLSGGYGSFSGMEIKSIAERIRDITDAPVWLNTGITSELEIYGSEVAGITGALEVARPELQRRLCPSKPREDIISMLEKADELGFRKGITIILGLGETPEDLTHLFGFIRDLKIDRVTFYALNPHEGTPFENQPQPSTLYYAGTVAATRIEFPELEIITGTWIDNLGSIGPLVLGGANGITKFPLFKMFGTAYGRRVEDEVHWAGRRLSGTFTDLERLMNGRSYPELDPFIERYVEGCLKNLKLL from the coding sequence ATGAATGTTATAGAATCGTTGAAGGAAAGAAACATCCTCGAACTCATAGAGAAGGCTGGAAAGATAACCCTGAAAAAACATGGTGACATGATAAGCCTCGAGAGGGCTGTTTTTCTATCCTGGTGGTGTGAAAGGGGTGACTGTGCCTTCTGCTACATGAGCACCCAGAAGCCCAGGATAAAGGATCCTTCAATGGCCAGGAGAAACGTAAACGCCATACTGGCAGAGGCAGAGATCTGTAGAAGGATCGGATGGAACATAGAGTTCCTTTCAGGGGGTTATGGCTCCTTCTCTGGAATGGAAATAAAGAGTATCGCTGAGAGGATAAGGGACATAACAGACGCCCCTGTATGGCTCAACACAGGCATAACATCTGAACTGGAGATCTACGGGTCAGAGGTTGCCGGTATAACAGGGGCCCTTGAGGTTGCAAGGCCCGAGCTTCAGAGAAGGCTATGCCCAAGCAAGCCACGGGAAGACATAATCTCAATGCTGGAAAAAGCAGATGAACTCGGGTTCAGGAAGGGTATAACCATAATCCTTGGACTCGGGGAAACACCCGAAGACCTCACACACCTCTTTGGATTCATAAGGGACCTGAAAATAGATCGCGTCACCTTCTATGCCCTTAACCCCCATGAGGGCACCCCCTTTGAAAACCAGCCCCAGCCATCCACCCTCTACTATGCAGGGACGGTGGCGGCTACACGCATAGAGTTTCCGGAGCTTGAAATCATAACAGGTACCTGGATAGATAACCTTGGCAGTATAGGGCCCCTGGTCCTCGGCGGAGCCAACGGGATAACCAAGTTCCCCCTCTTCAAGATGTTCGGCACAGCTTATGGTAGGCGTGTTGAGGATGAGGTCCACTGGGCTGGAAGAAGACTCAGCGGTACATTCACAGACCTTGAGAGACTCATGAATGGGAGGTCCTACCCTGAACTTGACCCCTTCATAGAAAGATACGTTGAGGGGTGTCTGAAAAATCTTAAATTGCTTTAA
- a CDS encoding TrkA family potassium uptake protein produces MYVVIMGGGRVGLTLANLLISDGHDVTLIENDETLCANAAVELDALVICGNGTDIKTLEEANIANADVFVAATGNDEANLLSCILVREYSIPKIIARVSNPDYEDAFKKIGIDHVISPERTAAGYLEKLITRPKVADLIVLGHGDAEILDMEIRSSKVVGKRVGDVSPTDKYIIVAIYNNGDLIIPQPDMILERGTKVSVLVKTDAVNEVTRKFTG; encoded by the coding sequence ATGTATGTTGTTATAATGGGTGGAGGAAGAGTCGGATTAACACTTGCAAACCTCCTCATATCAGACGGACATGATGTTACTCTCATAGAAAACGATGAAACACTCTGTGCAAACGCTGCGGTTGAGCTGGACGCCCTTGTAATCTGCGGGAACGGTACAGACATAAAGACCCTTGAGGAGGCCAACATAGCCAATGCAGATGTCTTTGTGGCTGCAACAGGAAATGATGAGGCCAACCTCCTCAGCTGCATACTGGTGAGGGAGTACAGTATCCCCAAGATAATTGCAAGGGTCAGCAACCCTGACTATGAAGATGCCTTCAAGAAGATTGGCATAGACCACGTTATAAGTCCTGAACGGACCGCTGCAGGTTACCTTGAGAAGTTAATAACAAGGCCAAAGGTTGCTGACCTGATAGTCCTCGGGCACGGGGATGCTGAGATCCTGGACATGGAGATCAGGAGCAGCAAGGTTGTCGGCAAAAGGGTTGGTGACGTCTCCCCCACCGATAAATACATAATAGTGGCCATCTACAATAACGGTGACCTCATAATACCCCAGCCAGATATGATCCTTGAAAGGGGTACCAAGGTATCCGTGCTGGTCAAGACCGATGCTGTGAACGAGGTCACCAGAAAATTCACAGGATAA
- a CDS encoding MBL fold metallo-hydrolase, whose product MIQRFGDIIAVEGTLFDSNMYILGDTIVDTGTGMNPEALLARIRGAGVDPSDIKHIVNTHCHFDHTGGNRLFDADISIHSLDADALREGDDTRTVAYMFSSSMEAMEVAVELGEGDFVGDFEVIHTPGHTPGCICLYDGESLISGDTVFADGGFGRVDIGGDIAELSDSIRRLRKLDIEYLFPGHGPWVDNGSRHLELAASFLGV is encoded by the coding sequence ATGATCCAGAGATTTGGAGATATCATTGCAGTTGAAGGAACACTCTTTGATTCTAACATGTACATTCTGGGGGATACCATAGTTGACACCGGCACCGGCATGAACCCCGAAGCACTTCTGGCTAGAATTAGAGGTGCGGGGGTGGACCCCTCCGACATAAAACACATAGTGAACACCCACTGCCACTTTGACCACACAGGCGGTAACAGGCTCTTTGATGCTGATATATCCATACACAGCCTGGATGCAGATGCCCTCAGGGAGGGTGATGATACTAGGACTGTGGCCTACATGTTCTCGTCATCCATGGAGGCCATGGAAGTGGCCGTTGAACTGGGTGAAGGAGATTTTGTGGGTGACTTTGAGGTCATACACACACCTGGTCACACACCTGGATGCATATGCCTCTATGACGGCGAATCCCTCATCTCAGGGGACACGGTATTTGCTGATGGCGGTTTCGGAAGGGTTGATATTGGTGGTGACATTGCTGAGCTTTCAGATTCCATAAGGAGACTCAGAAAACTCGACATTGAGTATCTCTTCCCGGGCCATGGGCCATGGGTTGATAACGGGTCAAGGCACCTTGAACTGGCAGCATCTTTTCTCGGAGTTTAG
- a CDS encoding metallophosphoesterase, with protein MVYLIGLIADSHDNLEAIGRAVDYLNRESVDLVIHAGDLISPFTAPEFARLEMKFEAVFGNNDGERDGLRKAYSGLTELSDFKVLRFDGLRIAVIHGHEVELLECVIESGRYDLVVTGHTHERRFSDSGTLTINPGELCGYLSGERTAALLDTDSMECEFVSL; from the coding sequence GTGGTTTATTTGATCGGACTGATAGCTGATTCGCATGATAACCTTGAAGCAATAGGGAGGGCTGTTGATTACCTCAACAGGGAATCAGTAGACCTTGTTATACATGCAGGGGACCTCATATCCCCCTTCACGGCACCCGAATTCGCGAGACTTGAAATGAAATTTGAGGCGGTGTTCGGAAACAACGACGGGGAGAGGGATGGTCTCAGGAAGGCCTACAGTGGTCTAACAGAACTCTCAGACTTCAAGGTCCTCAGATTTGACGGCCTCCGCATAGCAGTTATCCATGGCCACGAGGTGGAGCTACTTGAATGTGTGATTGAGTCCGGTAGATATGACCTTGTTGTGACAGGGCACACCCATGAGAGGAGGTTCTCAGATTCAGGTACTCTGACCATAAACCCGGGGGAACTGTGCGGCTATCTCTCAGGTGAGAGGACGGCGGCCCTCCTTGACACCGACAGCATGGAATGTGAGTTTGTGAGTCTATGA
- a CDS encoding DUF504 domain-containing protein produces the protein MAKNVLDLLMWHPKWDIELCRISYIHRGAHRNLRTIRGSEIERLDRGFLILRDGTSIPYHRVVKIVCDNSFIWKKQKKG, from the coding sequence ATGGCCAAGAACGTCCTGGATCTTCTGATGTGGCATCCAAAGTGGGATATTGAACTTTGCCGAATAAGCTACATCCACAGGGGTGCCCACAGGAACCTCAGGACAATCAGGGGCTCCGAAATCGAAAGGCTTGATAGGGGCTTCCTGATACTGAGGGATGGTACATCCATACCCTACCACCGTGTGGTGAAGATAGTCTGCGATAACAGTTTCATCTGGAAAAAACAGAAGAAGGGATAG
- the gatB gene encoding Asp-tRNA(Asn)/Glu-tRNA(Gln) amidotransferase subunit GatB produces the protein MKCGLEIHVQLDTRSKLFCRCPTDYQDAPPNTNICPVCLNQPGAKPYPPNRSALEGAIKIALMLDCRINPEITYFMRKHYNYPDLPSGYQRTSVPVGLEGELNGVRIREVHIEEDPGQYRPDQGTVDFNRSGIPLIEIVTEPDMNSPEEARNFLRELIRVLEYSGCARGEGTMRADVNISLEGGKRVEIKNINSIKGAYKALKFEMVRQKNLLKRGVEVKQETRAFLESQMITVSMRLKEEAEDYRYIPDPDLPPMQFTDDAVEGIREIIPEAPHLKVKRFMEEYGLREEDARVLTSELELADAFEEVAASIDPEFAALWMRDELKRVLYYNKISFAESMITPQDIIELLTMIRKKEITSKAAKKIIEKMPLNTKGPRDIATEMGLIGIIDESEVIKAVEQAIRENPGAVEDYHAGKEAAINFLVGQVMRMTRGKAEPERTVELIKERI, from the coding sequence ATGAAATGTGGTCTTGAAATTCATGTTCAGCTTGACACCAGATCAAAGCTCTTCTGCAGGTGCCCCACAGACTACCAGGACGCCCCACCAAACACCAACATATGCCCGGTCTGCCTCAACCAGCCCGGAGCCAAACCATACCCTCCAAACAGGAGCGCCCTTGAAGGTGCGATTAAAATTGCCCTCATGCTCGATTGCAGGATAAACCCTGAGATCACCTACTTCATGCGTAAGCACTACAACTACCCTGACCTCCCCTCGGGTTATCAGAGGACATCCGTACCCGTGGGCCTTGAGGGTGAGCTAAACGGTGTCAGGATAAGGGAGGTCCACATCGAGGAGGATCCTGGCCAGTACAGGCCCGATCAGGGGACAGTGGACTTCAACAGGTCAGGGATACCCCTCATTGAGATAGTCACAGAACCCGACATGAACTCCCCTGAGGAGGCCAGGAACTTCCTCAGGGAACTCATAAGGGTCCTCGAGTACAGTGGCTGTGCCCGTGGTGAGGGTACCATGAGGGCAGACGTCAACATATCCCTTGAGGGTGGGAAGAGGGTTGAAATAAAGAACATAAACTCAATTAAGGGCGCCTATAAGGCCCTGAAATTTGAGATGGTAAGACAGAAGAACCTCCTGAAGAGGGGTGTTGAGGTTAAACAGGAAACAAGGGCCTTTCTTGAGTCACAGATGATAACGGTTTCAATGAGGCTCAAGGAGGAGGCAGAGGACTACAGGTACATACCTGACCCTGACCTTCCACCAATGCAGTTCACTGATGATGCTGTTGAGGGCATAAGGGAGATTATACCTGAAGCACCCCACCTGAAGGTGAAGCGTTTCATGGAGGAGTACGGCCTGAGGGAGGAGGATGCCCGGGTCCTCACATCAGAGCTGGAGCTTGCAGACGCATTCGAAGAGGTTGCAGCGTCAATAGACCCAGAATTTGCCGCCCTATGGATGAGGGATGAGCTGAAGAGGGTGCTCTACTACAACAAAATAAGCTTTGCAGAAAGCATGATAACACCCCAGGATATCATCGAGCTCCTTACAATGATCAGGAAGAAGGAGATAACGAGCAAGGCCGCCAAGAAGATCATAGAGAAAATGCCATTGAATACAAAGGGCCCCCGCGATATAGCAACTGAAATGGGACTTATAGGCATCATAGATGAATCTGAAGTTATAAAGGCCGTTGAACAGGCCATAAGAGAGAATCCAGGGGCTGTTGAGGATTACCATGCCGGTAAGGAGGCAGCCATAAACTTCCTGGTTGGTCAGGTCATGAGGATGACCCGCGGCAAGGCTGAACCCGAACGCACCGTTGAACTGATAAAGGAACGGATCTGA
- the hjc gene encoding Holliday junction resolvase Hjc, with product MVKNGTRGERDLVKLLWEKGFAAMRAPASGGATKKPLPDIIAGNGEIYLAIEVKTTSRERIYIDSDKIGALVRFSEIFGARPYIGIKFRYRDWIFLSPGDLELTPSSNYRLDLGIALERGRDLDEVTGNDRQTRLR from the coding sequence ATGGTCAAGAACGGAACACGTGGTGAGAGGGACCTTGTAAAGCTCCTCTGGGAAAAGGGATTTGCGGCTATGAGGGCACCGGCATCAGGGGGGGCAACAAAGAAACCTCTCCCTGATATAATTGCAGGCAACGGGGAGATATACCTTGCAATTGAAGTTAAAACCACATCCAGAGAAAGGATATATATTGATTCAGATAAGATTGGGGCCCTTGTGAGGTTCTCAGAGATCTTCGGTGCAAGGCCCTACATCGGGATAAAATTCAGGTACAGGGACTGGATCTTTCTCTCACCAGGCGACCTTGAACTGACACCGTCCTCCAACTACAGGCTTGACCTTGGTATCGCCCTGGAGAGGGGAAGGGACCTGGATGAAGTAACCGGCAACGACAGACAGACCCGCCTCAGATGA
- a CDS encoding zinc ribbon domain-containing protein translates to MVYCPRCGERNREGSRFCRNCGTLLEEKPLKSRFISGEFRETPVREDLRAKPRETSRGGFEWDTVIMGAVILVILTVILGRLMGLLGVLAAMIILLIYVSSAARRKSSAPLLIIMAIVTAAAASALFGI, encoded by the coding sequence ATGGTCTACTGCCCAAGATGTGGTGAGCGAAATCGTGAGGGTTCGAGGTTCTGCAGAAACTGTGGAACCCTCCTTGAGGAAAAACCCCTCAAATCCAGGTTCATTTCAGGAGAATTCAGGGAGACCCCGGTGAGGGAAGACCTGCGGGCGAAGCCCAGGGAAACTTCCAGGGGCGGATTTGAGTGGGATACTGTGATAATGGGCGCGGTCATCCTTGTGATCCTGACGGTCATTCTTGGCAGATTAATGGGTCTGCTGGGAGTTCTCGCAGCCATGATCATACTCCTCATCTATGTATCCTCGGCTGCGAGGAGAAAGTCCTCTGCACCGCTCCTGATCATCATGGCAATCGTAACTGCCGCCGCGGCATCGGCCCTCTTCGGTATCTGA
- a CDS encoding TrkH family potassium uptake protein, producing MRYIGKRDLFTVGKYLGTIMQGVGFVVALPILIAIIYGEGNLQSFIIPAAISLGAGTVLKRYMPEECSVRLKHGMMVACLAWLWAGIIGSLIMMSALGIDLTNAFFENMSAWTGSGFTIFSDVESLPRSILFLRSLEQWIGGLGVVIVVIGILIRPGTAASRLYKSEARDERIKPSIANTVKTIWWIYITYTLIGIVLYGITGMPLFDAVNNTLTNLSTGGMSIKNMNIGYYHSTAVYLVTMLLMILGGTSFLVHYQLLKGNFFRVIHDIQLQATVVFISIFTILAVYVGGVAPLESIYHVISALSCTGSSISSPSQMVAWPAYFKLVLIICMLTGMAAGSTTGAVKIIRVITVLKGIYWEILRILAPEGSVIPRKLSGKSVSDTEIREAGSYISLYFVLLFFTWSVLVVYGYDPLNSLFEAASAQGNVGLSMGITSFTLPAVPKIALILSMWLGRLEIIPVLVLIRGFVEAFKAS from the coding sequence ATGAGATACATTGGAAAGAGGGACCTTTTTACAGTTGGCAAGTATCTTGGCACAATAATGCAGGGCGTGGGTTTTGTTGTTGCGCTACCCATCCTCATAGCCATCATCTACGGTGAGGGTAACTTGCAAAGTTTTATTATACCTGCAGCCATCTCTCTGGGCGCAGGAACCGTTCTCAAGAGATACATGCCAGAGGAATGTTCAGTGCGCCTCAAGCATGGAATGATGGTCGCATGCCTGGCATGGCTGTGGGCAGGGATCATCGGGAGCCTTATAATGATGTCTGCCCTCGGCATTGACCTCACAAACGCATTCTTTGAGAACATGTCCGCCTGGACAGGAAGCGGGTTCACCATATTCTCCGATGTAGAATCCCTCCCGAGATCAATACTTTTTTTAAGAAGTCTTGAGCAGTGGATCGGCGGTCTTGGTGTGGTTATAGTTGTTATAGGCATACTCATAAGGCCAGGTACCGCTGCATCACGTCTCTACAAGTCCGAAGCTAGAGATGAAAGAATAAAACCAAGCATAGCAAATACCGTCAAAACCATCTGGTGGATCTACATAACCTATACCCTCATTGGTATTGTCCTCTACGGCATCACAGGGATGCCGCTCTTTGACGCAGTCAACAATACCCTGACAAATCTGTCCACCGGTGGGATGTCAATTAAGAATATGAACATAGGATACTACCATAGCACCGCCGTTTACCTTGTAACCATGCTCCTCATGATACTGGGGGGTACGAGTTTCCTTGTTCACTATCAGCTCCTGAAGGGTAACTTTTTCAGGGTGATCCATGATATACAGCTGCAGGCCACCGTGGTCTTTATAAGCATCTTCACCATCCTTGCAGTCTACGTGGGGGGTGTTGCCCCCCTGGAGTCCATCTACCATGTTATATCTGCACTTAGCTGTACAGGTTCAAGCATAAGTTCACCATCCCAGATGGTAGCATGGCCGGCATACTTCAAGCTTGTTCTCATAATATGTATGCTCACAGGAATGGCCGCCGGTTCAACCACGGGGGCAGTCAAGATAATACGGGTGATAACCGTCCTCAAGGGGATTTACTGGGAGATCCTGAGAATACTCGCCCCTGAGGGATCAGTTATCCCAAGGAAACTATCAGGAAAGTCAGTGAGCGACACCGAGATAAGGGAGGCGGGTTCCTATATAAGCCTATACTTCGTCCTCCTCTTCTTCACATGGTCCGTACTTGTTGTCTATGGCTATGACCCCCTAAATTCACTCTTTGAGGCCGCATCTGCCCAGGGAAATGTTGGACTCAGCATGGGTATAACCAGTTTCACGCTGCCAGCTGTGCCCAAGATAGCCCTCATACTGAGCATGTGGCTTGGAAGGCTTGAGATAATCCCCGTACTTGTGCTTATACGTGGATTTGTTGAGGCCTTCAAGGCAAGCTGA
- a CDS encoding TRAM domain-containing protein, producing MFGDSYYRKETYSTPVNVGEEYEVKIEDLGRDGDGIARVEGFVVFVPGAGVGDEVKIRISATRRKFAFAEVVE from the coding sequence TTGTTTGGAGATAGCTACTATAGGAAGGAAACATACTCCACACCGGTGAATGTGGGTGAGGAGTACGAAGTTAAGATTGAAGACCTTGGCAGAGATGGCGATGGAATAGCCCGTGTTGAAGGTTTTGTTGTTTTTGTACCTGGTGCAGGTGTAGGCGACGAGGTCAAGATAAGGATAAGTGCAACCAGGCGCAAGTTTGCTTTCGCTGAAGTTGTGGAATAG
- a CDS encoding CBS domain-containing protein produces the protein MSNKALVRDYMTRDVITVSSDTSTAEIIKLMKETGHDGFPVKDNGTVIGMVTAFDLLIKPWVKTVSEIMSRDVVVADQDMSLNDAARVMFRMGISRLPVINKEGKLVGIITNTDIVRSHIERSTPMKVNYFKKTLEQLYGVKPEVKRMKVPIEKLRPTQNRVYADELQGRTYEIKRGLAEPTIVVKTGDRYVLIDGHHRTLASYRLGCKEIDAYVIDIKKDMKLGMEKTADLNGVHTLDDIEVIDDAQHPLIAITTSMRKAMAGKKNGR, from the coding sequence ATGAGTAACAAGGCACTTGTAAGGGACTACATGACCCGGGACGTTATAACGGTCTCATCAGATACTTCAACTGCTGAGATAATCAAACTCATGAAGGAAACGGGACATGACGGGTTTCCTGTTAAGGATAACGGTACGGTAATCGGGATGGTGACGGCCTTTGACCTTCTTATAAAGCCCTGGGTTAAGACTGTCTCAGAGATCATGTCAAGGGACGTTGTTGTGGCTGACCAGGACATGTCACTCAATGACGCTGCAAGGGTAATGTTCAGGATGGGTATCTCCAGGCTGCCGGTTATAAACAAGGAGGGTAAGCTTGTTGGGATCATAACGAACACAGATATAGTGAGGTCCCACATCGAGCGTTCAACACCCATGAAGGTCAACTACTTCAAGAAGACCCTGGAACAGCTTTACGGTGTTAAACCGGAGGTTAAAAGGATGAAGGTCCCCATTGAAAAATTGAGGCCAACCCAGAACAGGGTCTATGCCGATGAACTCCAGGGGAGAACCTATGAAATTAAGAGGGGCCTTGCAGAGCCCACAATCGTTGTTAAGACAGGTGACAGGTACGTCCTCATTGATGGTCACCACAGGACCCTTGCATCCTACAGGCTCGGGTGCAAGGAGATAGACGCCTATGTTATAGACATAAAGAAGGATATGAAGCTGGGTATGGAGAAGACTGCTGACCTCAATGGTGTCCACACACTGGATGATATAGAGGTCATCGATGACGCCCAGCACCCTCTGATTGCAATAACTACAAGCATGAGAAAGGCAATGGCGGGTAAGAAGAATGGTAGATGA